The Ascaphus truei isolate aAscTru1 chromosome 3, aAscTru1.hap1, whole genome shotgun sequence genome includes a region encoding these proteins:
- the ZNHIT3 gene encoding zinc finger HIT domain-containing protein 3 produces the protein MQGCCVCSEEAPKYRCPGCRSRYCSVSCCKKHKEECVQKPAPHVTDAAVSPAGRRETPFPKRDFLDEDDATDRVPEQKLKLLGESEELKNLLLNPHLRQLLTNIDQAEGREAAMKKCMQEPLFVEFADQCLSIVEPEEKENAFPE, from the coding sequence ATGCAGGGGTGTTGTGTCTGTTCGGAGGAGGCCCCCAAGTACCGCTGCCCCGGCTGTAGATCCAGAtattgctctgtctcctgttgtAAGAAGCACAAGGAAGAATGTGTTCAGAAACCAGCCCCACACGTTACAGATGCTGCCGTTTCACCAGCTGGCAGACGAGAGACACCGTTTCCAAAGAGAGATTTCCTCGATGAAGATGATGCAACGGACCGAGTCCCTGAGCAGAAACTGAAGCTGCTGGGGGAGTCAGAAGAATTGAAAAACTTGTTGCTCAATCCGCATTTGAGGCAACTTTTGACGAACATCGATCAGGCAGAGGGAAGAGAAGCGGCAATGAAGAAATGTATGCAAGAGCCACTGTTCGTGGAGTTTGCAGACCAATGCCTCAGTATTGTAGAGCCCGAAGAGAAAGAAAATGCATTTCCAGAGTGA